TCCGTATTGCTGATCCTTGAATTTGGGCAGAAGCATCCTGGTTAATTCCACTTTCCATTTCAAAAGGGAAGAATAGGCCTCATCCCAATCCTCAAGGGTAGTTTCCTCAATAAGTTTTGCAGGGGGACCTCCCGAATTCAGAAATATGCCATGTAGAAATCCGGAATCCGAGCTTTCTGCAATACGCCTGAGTGTGGCCGGCTCAGATACATCTCCGGCTACATAATCCACTTTCCCGGGATTTTGATCCTGAAGGCTCTGCAAATTGTCTTCATTACGCGCAACTGCAACAATATGAAACCCATCTTTTATCAGAGCCCGGGCAACTGCGTGGCCAAAACCACTGGTTGCGCCACAGACAATAAACTTACCGGCTTGATTTTGTTTGTCTCCCATAAAAATTCAGATTTAAATTCATTTTTTAATATTACTCGTATAAATTAAATTTGTTTACCAAATCACAAAATTTTGAATATATTTGTACCTCTAATTTTTGTAGAAACACAGAGAACTAATAGTCAAACTTTTAAAAAAGAGAAAAGATGGCAGAAAAAAGAGTTTACAGTTTTGGAAATAGACAAGCTGAAGGCGGAGCGCACATGAAGAATCTGCTCGGCGGCAAAGGTGCTAATCTTGCTGAAATGAGCTCAACAGGGGTGCCGGTACCTCCGGGCTTTACAATTACCACAGAGGTTTGTACTGAATACAACAAACTTGGCAGAGAAAAAATCGTTGAAGTCCTTAAGGATGATGTAGAAAAAGAGATAGCAAAGATTGAAGAACAAACCAACACCAAGTTTGGGAGTAATGAAACGCCTTGCCTGCTCTCTGTAAGATCTGGCGCAAGGGTTTCCATGCCGGGAATGATGGACACAGTGCTGAATCTCGGTTTAAACGATGAAGCCGTACAGGGTCTTGCCAAAAAAACCAACAACGACAGGTTCGCATGGGACTCCTACAGAAGGTTTATCCAAATGTATGGAGACGTGGTTATGGGGTTGGAACCCGAAAGCAAAGAAGATCCCGATCCGTTTGAAGAGATCATTGAGAATCTGAAAGAAAAGAAAGGGGTTGAAAAGGACGTGGATCTGACCACCGACGACCTGAAAAACATGGTTCAGGAATTCAAGAATATCATCAAAAAGCGCCTTGGAAAAGAATTTCCCCAGGATCCCTGGGAACAGTTGTGGGGTGCCATTATGGCTGTGTTCGATAGCTGGAATACCCCGCGAGCAAAGTATTATCGCCAGATGCACAAAATACCCGAAGAATGGGGTACTGCTATAAATGTAATGGCTATGGTATTCGGTAATATGGGAGAAGATTCCGGTACAGGAGTTGCCTTTACCAGAGATGCTGCAACCGGTGAAAATGTTTTCAACGGTGAATTTCTGATGAATGCACAGGGTGAAGATGTTGTGGCAGGTATTCGTACTCCCCAACAAATCACCAAGGCTGGATCACAGAACTGGGCCAAGCTTCAGGGAGTTTCAGAAGAAGAGAGGAAGAAAACATTTCCTTCTCTTGAAGAGATGTTCCCAGACATATACAAAGAACTGTATGATATACAGGAAAGTCTGGAAAAGCATTACAAAGACATGCAGGACCTTGAGTTTACCATTCAGGAAGGGAAACTATGGTTACTACAGACCCGTAACGGTAAACGTACCGGCGCGGCCATGGTCAAAATAGCTATGGATATGCTGGATGAAGGTATACTTGATGAAAAAACAGCCATTCTGCGAAATGAACCCAATAAACTGGACGAATTGCTCCATCCGGTATTTAATCCTGAAGGCCTGAAAGAAGCCACCACCATCGCCAAAGGCTTGCCTGCATCTCCGGGCGCTGCTACCGGTCAGCTCGTATTTTTTGCAGATGATGCTGAAGAATGGGGCAATCAAGGCAAAGACGTAATTCTGGCAAGGACGGAAACTTCTCCGGAAGACTTGAAAGGCATGAACCTGGCCAGAGGAATCCTGACTTCCCGCGGAGGCATGACATCCCACGCCGCTGTTGTGGCAAGGGGTATGGGAAAATGCTGTATTGCAGGCGCAGGCAGTGTCCAGATCAATTACCGGAAAAAAACCATGACCGTTGAAGGAAAAACCTATCAAGAAGGTGAATGGGTTTCTCTTAACGGAAGTACCGGTGAAATGTACGAAGGAAAAGTGCCTACACACGATCCCGAATTAAGCGGAAACTTTGCCCGGGTAATGGAGCTTTCCGAAAAATATGCCAAAATGGGCGTGCGCACGAATGCCGATACACCCTATGACTCCAAAACGGCCAGGGAGTTTGGAGCAATCGGCATCGGACTATGCCGGACCGAGCATATGTTCTTCGAAGGCGACCGGATCACAGCCATGCGTGAGATGATCCTCTCCACCAAGAAAGAAGACCGGGTAAAAGCATTGCACAAATTGCTCCCCATGCAACGGGAGGATTTCGAGGGCATATTTGAAGCCATGCAGGATCTGCCGGTAACCGTAAGGTTGCTTGATCCGCCATTGCACGAATTTGTTCCCCATGAAGAGAAGAATCAGCAGCAAATGGCCGATGAACTGGGTGTAAGCCTAGAAGAAGTTCAGAAAACCGTTGATTCTCTTCATGAAATGAACCCCATGCTGGGACACAGAGGCTGCCGCCTGGGTAATACCTATCCGGAGATTACTGAAATGCAGGTGAGAGCAATTATTGAGGCTGCTCTTAACCTCAAGAAGAAAGGCATCAAAGCCTATCCGGAAATTATGGTACCCCTGACCGGTATCTACGAGGAAATGAAAATGCAGGAAGACATTGCCCGGAGAACTGCAGAAAAAGTATTTGAAGAATACAACGACAGGGTTGATTACCTCGTCGGTACCATGATCGAAGTACCGCGTGCAACCGTAATTGCAGATAAAATTGCAGAATCAGCCGAATTCTTCTCCTTTGGTACCAACGACCTTACCCAGATGACCTTTGGTTTCTCAAGGGATGATGCAGGTAAATTCCTCCCCGTTTACATGAACAACGGGATCCTTAAGGATGACCCATTCCAGATTCTCGACCAGGAAGGCGTTGGACAACTGGTTGAAATGGGTACAAAACGAGGAAGACAAACCCGTAAAGACCTTAAGGTTGGTATCTGCGGTGAGCATGGCGGTGAACCCAGTTCTGTGGAATTCTGCCACGGGGTGGGCATGAACTATGTAAGCTGCTCACCATACAGGGTACCCATTGCTCGTCTCGCTGCAGCGCAGGCAGCCATTAAGGAGGAGCAAAACCAATAACAAAGACTATTAACAATAGTCAGAAATAAAATAAGAGAGGCTGTCCTATAACACATGGACAGTCTCTCTTATTTGATTTATAATCCTTACCTTTGGGTTAAAACCGAAAAGACCTAAAGATGCCATGAATTCCCATCCTCTTAAATCAAAAATCGATCTTTTGCTGAAATCAAAGGACCATGTTCTTTCTAACCTCCGGCGAGAAAAGATCATTCAGCACGTGCTGGATAACGAAGAAGCCTTCGTATCCCGGCAGGGTGCACTGGCAACCTGGACTTCCAAAGAATCCACAGGCCGAAGCCCCAGAGATACATTGATTGTTCAGAGTACTGAAAACAAGGGAACCATTGACTGGGACTCCCCCAACAACCTGTCCCTGGATGAGGAAACATTTAACATGGTGCTGCAGGATGCACGTAAATATCTGAATTCAAAGGAAAATATCTTTGTGACCGACCGGGTGATCGGTGCCGACCCGGGCTATGCCCTGCCGGTAAAAACCATTACGGATCATGCCCTTACTGCCTTATTCACCTTAAATATGTTCCGCCCTGTACCTGAAGAAATTGAACAAAGCATTTTTCACAACGAAGATTTTTACCTGATCTCCCTGCCGCACAATAAACTGGATAAAAACCGGTATGACGGGATACTGAGGAAACTGGAAGACGGAACCACCTCTGATATGATTGTGGCAATGGATTTTGAAAGAAGCATGGGCATCATCATCGGATCAGCCTATTTAGGCAGTGTAAAAAAACTCATGTTCACCGTAATGAACTACTATCTGCCCCGACATGGTATTTTACCCCTTCATTGTTCAGCCAATGAAAGCTCTGAAGGCGACTGTGCTTTGCTCCTGGGCCTTTCAGGTACCGGCAAAACCACCCTCTCCGCCGATCCCAGCCGGGCCCTGCTCGGAGATGACGAACACGGATGGAATGATAGAGGGATAGCCAACTTCGAGAATGGCTGTTACGCCAAGATGATCAATATTGATCCGGAGAAGGAACCGGAAATCTACGATGCAGTCATGCACGAGGATGAATACACCCAACACGGTACCATCGTGGAAAATGCCATGATATATCCCAACCGGGAATTTGATTTCAATGATGAACGGCTCACTCCAAATTCAAGGGCCTCCTATCCGCTGGATTATCTTCAGAATATAAAAAGTTCATCGGTTTCAGGGCATCCCAAAACCATTCTGTTTTTAACTGCTGATGCCTACGGGGTATTGCCACCCATTTCCAAATTGAACCCGGATCAGGCCATGCTATGGTTTCTTATGGGATACACCAGTAAAGTCCCGGGCACAGAAACAGGCATCACAGAACCTCAAGCCACTTTTTCCAGATTTTTCGGCCAGCCTTTCATGCCTGCCAACCCCGACGTTTATGCAGAAATGCTCGGTGAAAAGCTCAGCCGGTTCAACACAAATGTATATCTGATCAACACAGGATGGACCGGCGGCCCTTATGGCAAAGGAAAAAGAATTGACATAACCTATACCCGAAAAATGATCGACGCTGCCTTTTCAGGAATAATTGAAAAAGAAAATTTCCATCATGACGAGCTGTTTCATCTGGATATACCGGAAAATTGTCCTGGTATTCCGCGCGAAATGCTCTTCCCCGGAAACACGTGGGATGACGGGAAAGCATATGACCGGCAGGCTCAAAAACTGGCTCAAACATTCAGCCATACGTTCAATAAAAAGTACGGCAATAAAATTAAGGCAAACATAAAAAAACAATGCCCGGGGAAATAGCATGTAAAAAATGAGTCATACATAAAAACAGTGTTTACCATGATTATGAGTTTTTCGGTTGTTAATATTTATGTATTATGTTATATCTGGATCAAACATCTGGCTTGTAGCGTTGTAAAAAGTGGGGAATGGTTCCTGAAGGTTTCCGGATAACCGGAAAGTTCCAGGAACGGTTCCTGAAGGTTTCCGGACAACCGGAATGTTCCGGGAATGGTTCCTGAAGGTTTCCGGACAACCGGAAAGTTCCGGGAATGGTTCCTGAAGGTTTCCGGACAACCGGAAAGTACCAGGAATGGTTCCTGAAGGTTTCCGGATAACCGGAAAGTCTCAGGAATGGTTCCTCAGGGTTTCCGTTTAAATGTTTTCCCTGGAAAATGTTTTCTACAGGTTTAATCATACAATCTGTTCCTGAAGAAGTCTCAGAAAATAAAATTCTAAATTCTAAATCCGAAATTCTAAACAATCTGGAATAAAATGAGAATGCACCCCCAGACCCACTTAATTTCTTATTATTTTTGTAAAAGTTTTGTGCAATTGTTTGCGAACTATAAAGTTTAATTATAAGACAATTTAATTTTCAAACAAAAATTAACAAATGCTACAGTTGGTTAATATATTAATCGTTCCAGGTGCTTATTTAATCGGATCCATTCCATCCTCAATCTGGATAGGCCGGATGTTTTTTAATACAGATGTGAGAGAATATGGCAGTGGTAACGCAGGTGCCACCAATACCTTCCGGGTTTTGGGCACAAAACCCGGAATCATTGTATTCATCCTCGATCTTATGAAAGGGTTCCTGGCTGTAAAACTGGCCAACTTAAACCCCGAATTAATCTCCAACCCTGAATACTTTTTAACCTTGCAACTCATTTTGGGTGTAGCTGCCATACTCGGGCATGTATTTCCACTTTACGTCGGATTTAAGGGAGGCAAGGGTGTTGCTACCCTTTTCGGTGTTATTTTGGGGATCAGCCTCCTTCCTACGCTGATCATGGCCGGCGTTTTTTTTGTCACACTTTTTGCTACCCGCTACGTTTCTTTAAGCTCTATCATAGCAGGAATATCATTCCCCATCCTCACCCTTATCATCTTTAATTCCGATGCATTGCCCCTGGTTATTTTTTCAATAGCCATCCCCCTTCTGATCATTTTTACGCATCAGAAAAATATCGAGCGGCTCCTGCACAATAATGAATCAAAAGCCGACCTGTCCAAATTCGGACTGAAAGGAAAAAAGTAGATAATAAAAAAGCTTTTTTGTATGGTTGAAGGAAGTACATTTAGTGAAATCGCCACCATTTTGGGTTTGGCAACGCTGTTTGGCATTATTGGACTGAAGTTACGACAACCACTGGTAATCATGTTTCTCGCCGCGGGAATTCTTGCCGGGCCCTCAGGTTTGGGAATCATACAAAGCCATGAGCAAATAGAGTTATTGGCTCAAATAGGTATCACACTTTTGTTGTTTATTGTTGGACTGAAGCTCGATATGCATTTAATTCAAACAACCGGGCCGGTTGCAATAGTTACAGGCCTGGGTCAAATTGTTTTTACTTCAATCATCGGATTCCTGATAGCCATAACCTTCAATATGTCGTTACTTACAGCAGCATATGTTGCCGTGGCGCTTACTTTTTCAAGCACGATTATCATTGTAAAACTCTTATCTGATAAAAAAGAAATTGATTCGCTTCATGGACAGATTGCCATCGGCTTTCTGATCGTTCAAGATATTGCTGCAATTCTTGCTCTGGTTGGCTTGACAGCTCTGGGGTCATCAGTCGATAATGAAGGGCCGGCTTACATTTCTGCATTGATAATTGCTGCTAAAGGATTGGGGTTGTTAATGATTGTCGCCTTGCTAATGAAATATGTTCTTCCTTACCTCACCAAAAGGCTCGCCCATTCTTTAGAACTATTGACACTCTTTGCGATTGCATGGGCGGTTCTTCTTGGGGCAGGCAGTGAGATACTTGGATTCAGCAAAGAAGTAGGAGCATTTTTAGCAGGAATTTCTCTGGCATCGACTGAATACAGAGAATCCATAGGAGCTCGCTTGACAACGCTTCGCGATTTCCTTCTTCTGTTTTTCTTTATTGACCTTGGAGCAAGTCTGGATTGGAGCATTGTGGGTCCGCAGGTGAAACCGTCAATTATTCTTTCCTTATTCGTGCTTATTGGTAACCCGTTGATCGTGCTTACTATTATGGGACTAATGGGATATAGAAGACGTACTGGTTTTAAGGCGGGCCTAACGGTAGCTCAGATCAGCGAATTTTCTCTTATCCTGGCAGCCATGGGTTTAACCATAGGGCATATTACAGAAGAAACCGTAGGGCTTATAACCCTGGTTGGAGTTATAACCATTTTTACTTCTACTTATATGATCCTATATTCCGATCAGCTTTACAGGCTCCTGTCCGCTCCTTTGAAGCTATTTGAAAAACGAAATCCATACCGGGAAGCTGCCATAGATAGCCTTAAAGAAAATAAAACCCAAGACGTAATTATAA
This window of the Bacteroidales bacterium genome carries:
- the plsY gene encoding glycerol-3-phosphate 1-O-acyltransferase PlsY, encoding MLQLVNILIVPGAYLIGSIPSSIWIGRMFFNTDVREYGSGNAGATNTFRVLGTKPGIIVFILDLMKGFLAVKLANLNPELISNPEYFLTLQLILGVAAILGHVFPLYVGFKGGKGVATLFGVILGISLLPTLIMAGVFFVTLFATRYVSLSSIIAGISFPILTLIIFNSDALPLVIFSIAIPLLIIFTHQKNIERLLHNNESKADLSKFGLKGKK
- a CDS encoding cation:proton antiporter, translated to MVEGSTFSEIATILGLATLFGIIGLKLRQPLVIMFLAAGILAGPSGLGIIQSHEQIELLAQIGITLLLFIVGLKLDMHLIQTTGPVAIVTGLGQIVFTSIIGFLIAITFNMSLLTAAYVAVALTFSSTIIIVKLLSDKKEIDSLHGQIAIGFLIVQDIAAILALVGLTALGSSVDNEGPAYISALIIAAKGLGLLMIVALLMKYVLPYLTKRLAHSLELLTLFAIAWAVLLGAGSEILGFSKEVGAFLAGISLASTEYRESIGARLTTLRDFLLLFFFIDLGASLDWSIVGPQVKPSIILSLFVLIGNPLIVLTIMGLMGYRRRTGFKAGLTVAQISEFSLILAAMGLTIGHITEETVGLITLVGVITIFTSTYMILYSDQLYRLLSAPLKLFEKRNPYREAAIDSLKENKTQDVIIIGLGRYGGGLANYLLQRNKSILGVDFDPGNLDKWHKQGVTVLYGDITDPEMCEHLPLNSVHWIVSTVRSREMNITLVRHLKENKFEGKIALTASSEKEAGEFENAGINLVLRPLADAAEQAGDTLTYAMDVLPENLNWPISFLEVRIRPDTNVTGQTIRDISLRPMTGVSILAVRRSGHVYFEPEPDFRISSGDRLLIVGTPAWLKEAERLLHQYEMIKDKKDEARFEVAEIRVAHDSKLAERSLAELSFRQKYKVTLIGIRRGENQITKIEPSERLFAGDCLFVIGTIEAIHNLKKQAPL
- a CDS encoding SDR family oxidoreductase, yielding MGDKQNQAGKFIVCGATSGFGHAVARALIKDGFHIVAVARNEDNLQSLQDQNPGKVDYVAGDVSEPATLRRIAESSDSGFLHGIFLNSGGPPAKLIEETTLEDWDEAYSSLLKWKVELTRMLLPKFKDQQYGRILFLESASVKQPIENLVLSTSMRLAVVGYAKTLSEEMAHLGITVNVLAPGFHNTRALNRLFEKKSKDENISLDEARERMKRQTKVGFIGDPEKLASLAKWLLSAESEYITGQTISVDGGVIKGIHG
- a CDS encoding phosphoenolpyruvate carboxykinase (ATP), with protein sequence MLKSKDHVLSNLRREKIIQHVLDNEEAFVSRQGALATWTSKESTGRSPRDTLIVQSTENKGTIDWDSPNNLSLDEETFNMVLQDARKYLNSKENIFVTDRVIGADPGYALPVKTITDHALTALFTLNMFRPVPEEIEQSIFHNEDFYLISLPHNKLDKNRYDGILRKLEDGTTSDMIVAMDFERSMGIIIGSAYLGSVKKLMFTVMNYYLPRHGILPLHCSANESSEGDCALLLGLSGTGKTTLSADPSRALLGDDEHGWNDRGIANFENGCYAKMINIDPEKEPEIYDAVMHEDEYTQHGTIVENAMIYPNREFDFNDERLTPNSRASYPLDYLQNIKSSSVSGHPKTILFLTADAYGVLPPISKLNPDQAMLWFLMGYTSKVPGTETGITEPQATFSRFFGQPFMPANPDVYAEMLGEKLSRFNTNVYLINTGWTGGPYGKGKRIDITYTRKMIDAAFSGIIEKENFHHDELFHLDIPENCPGIPREMLFPGNTWDDGKAYDRQAQKLAQTFSHTFNKKYGNKIKANIKKQCPGK
- the ppdK gene encoding pyruvate, phosphate dikinase, with the protein product MAEKRVYSFGNRQAEGGAHMKNLLGGKGANLAEMSSTGVPVPPGFTITTEVCTEYNKLGREKIVEVLKDDVEKEIAKIEEQTNTKFGSNETPCLLSVRSGARVSMPGMMDTVLNLGLNDEAVQGLAKKTNNDRFAWDSYRRFIQMYGDVVMGLEPESKEDPDPFEEIIENLKEKKGVEKDVDLTTDDLKNMVQEFKNIIKKRLGKEFPQDPWEQLWGAIMAVFDSWNTPRAKYYRQMHKIPEEWGTAINVMAMVFGNMGEDSGTGVAFTRDAATGENVFNGEFLMNAQGEDVVAGIRTPQQITKAGSQNWAKLQGVSEEERKKTFPSLEEMFPDIYKELYDIQESLEKHYKDMQDLEFTIQEGKLWLLQTRNGKRTGAAMVKIAMDMLDEGILDEKTAILRNEPNKLDELLHPVFNPEGLKEATTIAKGLPASPGAATGQLVFFADDAEEWGNQGKDVILARTETSPEDLKGMNLARGILTSRGGMTSHAAVVARGMGKCCIAGAGSVQINYRKKTMTVEGKTYQEGEWVSLNGSTGEMYEGKVPTHDPELSGNFARVMELSEKYAKMGVRTNADTPYDSKTAREFGAIGIGLCRTEHMFFEGDRITAMREMILSTKKEDRVKALHKLLPMQREDFEGIFEAMQDLPVTVRLLDPPLHEFVPHEEKNQQQMADELGVSLEEVQKTVDSLHEMNPMLGHRGCRLGNTYPEITEMQVRAIIEAALNLKKKGIKAYPEIMVPLTGIYEEMKMQEDIARRTAEKVFEEYNDRVDYLVGTMIEVPRATVIADKIAESAEFFSFGTNDLTQMTFGFSRDDAGKFLPVYMNNGILKDDPFQILDQEGVGQLVEMGTKRGRQTRKDLKVGICGEHGGEPSSVEFCHGVGMNYVSCSPYRVPIARLAAAQAAIKEEQNQ